A window from Thiomonas sp. FB-Cd encodes these proteins:
- a CDS encoding histidine phosphatase family protein, with protein sequence MHIVLTRHGEVEGITPPRFRGRMELALTDLGRRQATALGQTIATQFQAAAIYTSPMQRCRDTGAAIAAACGLPAQVQSGIDDFDYGEWQWKTHEQARAEFPRDFALWKQTPQWMRFPGGESLQAVALRTADALRELLAGHADDTVVLVAHDSVNRVLLMQALELPLSSYWRIEQSPCCINVLDIHADAQVSVHRVNDTAHLRGLT encoded by the coding sequence ATGCACATCGTTCTCACCCGTCATGGCGAGGTTGAAGGCATCACGCCGCCACGCTTTCGCGGTCGTATGGAGCTGGCACTTACTGATCTGGGCCGACGCCAGGCCACAGCGCTTGGCCAGACCATCGCCACTCAGTTCCAAGCTGCGGCCATCTACACCAGCCCGATGCAGCGCTGCCGCGATACCGGCGCGGCCATTGCTGCAGCCTGCGGCCTGCCAGCGCAGGTGCAGTCGGGCATCGACGATTTCGACTACGGCGAATGGCAATGGAAAACCCATGAGCAAGCCCGCGCCGAGTTCCCGCGCGACTTCGCGCTGTGGAAGCAAACTCCCCAGTGGATGCGATTTCCCGGCGGCGAATCCTTGCAGGCGGTGGCGCTGCGCACGGCCGACGCGCTGCGCGAATTGCTCGCCGGCCATGCCGACGACACCGTGGTGCTGGTGGCGCATGACAGCGTCAACCGCGTGCTGCTGATGCAGGCGCTGGAGTTGCCGCTTTCAAGCTATTGGCGCATCGAGCAAAGCCCTTGCTGCATCAATGTGCTCGACATCCACGCGGATGCTCAGGTGAGCGTGCACCGGGTCAACGATACTGCCCATCTGCGCGGCTTGACCTGA
- a CDS encoding VWA domain-containing protein: protein MKIAAELTGFLTALHWAQPLALLALPLVLLPLFAARRGGEPTSAQAPQLLHPDLHGLLQQPRPIRRPRLVPWLRTLALAAFVVALAQPQRLGAWIASAPEGRDIVVLLDTSLTMSLRDLQWDGQSASRLAVAQQVFARFAANRTGDRFTLIAFGSHAASLLPPTFDVRMAGQMAGLLSVGQLGNDTALGDAIALALRQVQPQRGLHPILILYSDGGVSNTGSISPADAVALARHQGVKIYAVEVGPSADTGTPYTVPAYSGPQPDMRLIAQATGGRFYFAASPGAQEAAVRDIGALNPRLHPPPTRRAVQPLYVWPLLLGAALWLLAAFADDGLWRRRLRP, encoded by the coding sequence ATGAAAATCGCTGCGGAACTCACCGGATTTTTGACGGCGTTGCACTGGGCGCAGCCCTTGGCCTTGCTTGCCCTGCCGTTGGTGCTTCTGCCCCTGTTCGCGGCCAGGCGCGGGGGCGAGCCGACATCGGCGCAGGCACCCCAACTCCTGCATCCAGACCTGCACGGTTTGTTGCAACAACCTCGCCCAATCCGTAGGCCACGGCTCGTTCCATGGCTGCGCACGCTGGCGCTGGCAGCCTTCGTCGTCGCGCTGGCACAGCCGCAGCGTCTGGGGGCGTGGATCGCCTCGGCTCCCGAGGGTCGCGACATCGTGGTGCTGCTCGACACCTCGCTGACCATGAGCCTGCGCGATCTGCAGTGGGATGGTCAATCCGCCTCGCGGCTCGCCGTGGCGCAGCAGGTGTTCGCGCGCTTCGCTGCCAACCGCACGGGCGACCGCTTTACACTGATTGCGTTCGGCAGCCATGCTGCCTCCTTGCTGCCGCCCACGTTCGACGTGCGCATGGCCGGGCAGATGGCGGGGCTGCTGAGCGTTGGGCAATTGGGGAACGACACCGCACTGGGCGACGCCATTGCACTCGCGTTGCGTCAGGTGCAGCCGCAGCGTGGGCTGCACCCCATCCTCATCTTGTATTCCGACGGCGGCGTAAGCAATACCGGCAGCATCAGCCCGGCTGACGCCGTGGCGCTGGCACGGCATCAGGGGGTCAAGATTTATGCCGTCGAGGTTGGCCCCAGCGCTGACACCGGAACGCCTTACACCGTCCCTGCCTATTCCGGGCCGCAGCCCGATATGCGCCTGATCGCGCAGGCCACCGGCGGGCGCTTCTACTTTGCCGCCAGCCCCGGCGCGCAAGAGGCGGCGGTCCGCGACATCGGTGCGCTTAACCCACGGCTGCATCCCCCACCCACACGACGCGCGGTACAACCTTTGTACGTTTGGCCCTTGCTCCTCGGTGCGGCGCTATGGTTGCTGGCGGCATTTGCCGACGACGGTTTGTGGCGACGGAGGCTGCGACCATGA
- a CDS encoding MFS transporter, which yields MRAPDLDAVDGSPVSPARKRQALAFVLTIGVLSLFADCTYEGSRSVLGPYLGLLGASALVISSVSGLGELAGYALRLLSGRAADRTQAFWPIILVGYSVQMLSVPALALAHTWPQAALLLVLERIGKGLRNPPRDALLAHAGQSLGGYGWAFGLHEALDQTGAVLGPLLVAAVLLWQHDYRLVYGLLLIPALINLTLVLRARHTYPRPQDLEPTPRPDAAPSRTYGRGFWLYLVAACLVAAGFADYPLLAYHLHRYDALPGTWIAEAYALAMAVSGGGSLLLGRWFDRIGTRLLLPLTVAGALFAPLVFLAGPMWAWLGVALWGLGMGVHESIIPAALALRVNPQRRASAYGLFTAAYGIAWFGGSVVIGLLYPVSLDWLVVFCLGTQLAALPLFASLAASDAQLKHSP from the coding sequence ATGCGGGCGCCCGATCTCGACGCTGTCGACGGCTCACCAGTGAGCCCGGCACGCAAGCGCCAGGCGTTGGCCTTCGTGCTGACGATCGGCGTGCTCAGCTTGTTCGCCGACTGCACTTACGAAGGTTCGCGCAGCGTCCTCGGCCCCTATCTCGGTCTGCTCGGCGCTTCGGCCCTTGTCATCAGCAGTGTCAGCGGGCTTGGCGAACTGGCGGGGTATGCGCTGCGTTTGCTGTCGGGTCGCGCCGCTGATCGAACCCAGGCTTTCTGGCCCATCATCCTTGTGGGTTACAGCGTGCAGATGCTGTCAGTGCCGGCGTTGGCGTTGGCCCACACCTGGCCCCAGGCCGCCTTGCTGCTCGTGCTCGAGCGCATTGGCAAAGGCCTGCGCAACCCGCCGCGCGACGCCTTGCTGGCGCATGCCGGGCAGAGCCTGGGCGGCTACGGCTGGGCTTTCGGCCTGCACGAAGCGCTGGACCAGACCGGCGCCGTGCTCGGGCCGCTACTCGTGGCGGCGGTCTTGCTGTGGCAGCATGACTACCGCCTGGTTTACGGTTTGTTGCTCATCCCCGCGCTCATCAATCTGACCCTGGTGCTCAGGGCCAGACACACCTACCCACGGCCGCAAGATCTGGAGCCGACGCCGCGGCCCGACGCCGCACCGAGCAGAACCTATGGTCGCGGCTTCTGGCTGTACCTGGTGGCAGCCTGCCTGGTGGCCGCCGGCTTCGCCGACTATCCGCTTTTGGCCTACCACCTGCATCGATACGATGCCTTGCCCGGCACATGGATTGCCGAGGCCTATGCCCTGGCGATGGCGGTGTCGGGCGGTGGTTCGCTGTTGCTGGGCCGCTGGTTCGATCGCATCGGCACCCGCCTGTTGCTGCCGCTCACCGTGGCCGGTGCGCTGTTCGCGCCGCTGGTGTTTCTCGCCGGGCCGATGTGGGCCTGGCTCGGCGTGGCGTTGTGGGGCCTGGGCATGGGTGTGCACGAGTCCATCATTCCGGCCGCCCTGGCGCTGCGCGTTAACCCGCAACGCCGCGCCTCGGCCTACGGCCTGTTCACTGCCGCCTACGGCATCGCCTGGTTTGGTGGCAGCGTGGTCATCGGCCTGCTTTATCCAGTGTCGCTGGACTGGCTGGTGGTGTTCTGTCTCGGCACACAGTTGGCCGCTTTGCCGCTGTTCGCCAGCTTGGCTGCGAGCGACGCACAACTGAAACACTCGCCGTAA
- a CDS encoding MoxR family ATPase codes for MNFTHQSDIAALRLQLNADIVGQTALLDRLVIGLLTGGHLLLEGLPGLAKTTAVKALAARVRASFQRVQFTPDLLPGDLTGTEVFNPTDGTVRFVRGPLFHDIVLADEINRAPAKVQSALLEAMQERQITVSGLTHALPPLFLVLATQNPLEQAGTYPLPEAQLDRFLLHVRLDYPQADEELRILQMHLQANYPTRSIIGRDAEHPIDLATVLTARQEVLQVHVAESLQRAIVDLVRATRQPQQHVARLAGMVTAGASPRAVLALADAARALAYLRGRDFVLPDDVIALAPDVLRHRIVLSLDAGLQAMSADALIADLLSATVWP; via the coding sequence ATGAATTTCACGCACCAATCCGATATTGCCGCGTTGCGTCTCCAGCTCAATGCCGACATCGTTGGCCAGACGGCGCTGCTTGACCGGCTGGTGATTGGCCTGCTCACCGGCGGCCACCTGCTGCTCGAAGGCCTGCCCGGGCTGGCCAAGACCACAGCGGTCAAAGCACTGGCGGCACGGGTCCGCGCCAGTTTTCAGCGGGTCCAGTTCACCCCCGACCTGCTGCCTGGCGACCTCACCGGCACCGAGGTGTTCAACCCGACGGACGGTACGGTGCGCTTTGTCCGTGGTCCGCTGTTTCATGACATTGTGCTGGCCGACGAGATCAACCGCGCGCCCGCCAAGGTGCAGTCTGCCCTGCTCGAAGCCATGCAAGAGCGCCAGATCACAGTGAGCGGCTTGACCCATGCGCTGCCACCCCTGTTCCTGGTGTTGGCAACACAAAACCCGCTAGAACAAGCGGGCACGTATCCCTTGCCCGAGGCGCAGCTCGACCGTTTTTTACTGCATGTGCGGCTGGACTATCCGCAGGCCGACGAAGAATTGCGTATTCTGCAAATGCATTTGCAGGCGAACTATCCGACACGGTCGATAATCGGCCGCGATGCGGAACATCCCATCGATCTGGCCACCGTGCTCACTGCGCGGCAAGAAGTGCTGCAAGTCCATGTGGCTGAGTCGTTGCAGCGTGCCATCGTCGATCTGGTGCGGGCCACGCGGCAGCCGCAGCAGCATGTGGCGCGTCTGGCTGGGATGGTGACAGCCGGGGCGTCCCCACGCGCAGTGCTGGCGCTGGCGGACGCAGCGCGGGCGCTGGCCTATCTACGCGGTCGCGACTTTGTGTTGCCCGACGATGTCATCGCACTCGCTCCCGATGTGCTGCGCCACCGCATCGTGCTCTCGCTCGACGCGGGATTGCAGGCGATGAGTGCCGATGCATTGATCGCTGATCTGCTGTCCGCCACCGTTTGGCCCTGA
- a CDS encoding HIT family protein: MSATKPCPFCQITEPVLRNNLAYAIFDRDPVTPGHMLIIPYRHVADWFDTTWDEKRSLLALADNARTLLKREHDADGFNLGVNCGLAAGQSILHVHLHLIPRYHGDMDDPLGGVRGVIPARQKY, encoded by the coding sequence ATGTCCGCCACCAAGCCCTGCCCGTTCTGCCAGATCACAGAACCGGTACTGCGCAACAATCTGGCCTATGCGATTTTCGATCGCGACCCGGTGACTCCGGGGCACATGCTCATCATTCCCTATCGCCATGTGGCCGACTGGTTCGACACTACCTGGGACGAGAAGCGAAGCCTGCTCGCGCTGGCCGACAACGCCCGCACCCTGCTCAAGCGCGAGCACGACGCCGACGGCTTCAACCTCGGCGTGAACTGCGGACTGGCCGCCGGCCAGAGCATTCTCCACGTTCATCTGCATCTCATCCCCCGCTACCACGGTGACATGGACGACCCGCTGGGCGGTGTACGCGGCGTGATCCCGGCGCGGCAGAAATACTGA
- a CDS encoding IS1182 family transposase has product MSRFVCVDRDTAYLLPPSVDEWLPSDHLARFVVEVIDRLDLDDLVKQYAGRGSAAHHPAVLLGLLIYGYANGVHSSRKIERATYDSVAFRFVAANTHPDHDTLAAFRRRFLKEIEALFVQVLVLAREMKLLKLGHIALDGTKIRASASKHKALSWGHANKIEAQLRQEVQDLLARAEKDDRSSAPDGMDVPAEIARREDRLSAIAQAKAKIAQRAAERFKAEQQEFETKEAKRRAQREAGKKPRGRDPEPPQAGPQDSDQVNLTDEESRIMPVSGGGFEQSYNAQAGVDIETMMVVTAHVTQACNDKREVVSTLEQIAALPGALGNVQTLVADNGFCSQANVLACVQAGIEPLLAMKRESHHVPLAERFGPDPDAPRTAEPVANMAHRLCTQAGRALYKLRKQTVEPVFGIIKHVMGWRQMSMRGLHKARGEWNLVTMAWNIKRMHVLRAG; this is encoded by the coding sequence ATGAGTCGCTTTGTTTGTGTTGATCGAGACACGGCCTACCTTCTGCCGCCGTCGGTGGACGAGTGGTTGCCCAGTGATCACCTCGCGCGCTTTGTTGTCGAAGTGATTGATCGGCTCGATCTGGACGATTTGGTCAAGCAGTACGCGGGCCGGGGTTCGGCCGCGCATCACCCTGCGGTGCTGCTGGGACTGCTGATCTACGGGTATGCCAACGGGGTGCATTCGAGCCGCAAGATCGAACGCGCGACCTACGACTCGGTGGCGTTCCGCTTTGTGGCGGCCAATACGCATCCGGACCACGATACGCTGGCCGCGTTCCGGCGGCGCTTTCTGAAGGAGATCGAGGCGCTGTTCGTGCAGGTGCTGGTGCTGGCGCGCGAGATGAAGTTGCTCAAGCTCGGGCACATTGCGCTGGACGGCACCAAGATCCGAGCCAGCGCGAGCAAGCACAAGGCGCTGTCGTGGGGGCATGCCAACAAGATCGAGGCGCAGTTGCGCCAGGAAGTCCAGGACCTGTTGGCGCGGGCGGAGAAGGATGATCGCTCCAGCGCGCCCGATGGCATGGATGTGCCCGCCGAGATCGCGCGCCGCGAGGACCGCCTGAGCGCCATCGCGCAGGCCAAGGCCAAGATTGCGCAACGCGCCGCCGAACGATTCAAAGCGGAGCAGCAGGAGTTCGAGACCAAAGAGGCCAAGCGCCGGGCCCAGCGCGAGGCCGGGAAGAAGCCGCGCGGGCGGGACCCTGAGCCGCCCCAGGCCGGACCCCAGGACAGCGACCAGGTCAACCTGACGGACGAGGAGTCGCGCATCATGCCGGTGTCCGGCGGCGGCTTCGAGCAGAGCTACAACGCCCAGGCCGGCGTGGACATCGAGACGATGATGGTGGTCACCGCGCACGTCACGCAGGCCTGCAATGACAAGCGCGAAGTGGTGTCCACGCTCGAGCAGATTGCGGCGTTGCCCGGGGCGCTTGGCAACGTGCAGACCCTCGTTGCCGACAACGGTTTTTGCAGCCAGGCGAACGTGCTCGCCTGCGTGCAGGCGGGAATCGAGCCGCTGCTGGCGATGAAGCGCGAGTCGCATCACGTGCCCCTGGCCGAACGGTTTGGGCCCGACCCCGACGCGCCGCGAACTGCGGAGCCGGTCGCCAACATGGCCCACCGCCTGTGCACACAGGCAGGCCGGGCGCTGTACAAACTGCGCAAGCAGACCGTCGAGCCCGTGTTCGGCATCATCAAGCACGTCATGGGCTGGCGTCAGATGAGCATGCGCGGGCTGCACAAGGCGCGAGGCGAGTGGAACCTCGTGACCATGGCCTGGAACATCAAGCGCATGCATGTGCTGCGCGCCGGGTGA
- a CDS encoding DUF58 domain-containing protein, protein MPVSRPVGQRASGDSLSAWMGRGLDYAESRVYQPGDDLRDLHWRLLARTGKPYIKVHQEEHAPATHVLLDLHPGMAFGTRLRTKAEQAARMALLACATLALAAEGASGAMGLTLWRHVPRALDLGRGLPAMQRLARVLEQERVVPAAKSDLDAAPPDVAAAFETWAQRLVRTLPNGSRLVLVSDAAGWDVPGVDSALWALRSRAEVLVLLVRDPVEYALPSGDALAAATFVDLLQRQTGTLPGDDALRTTFTRLALQRRDALLARWRAHGLICLEAGVEQADSDVLRVLRQVV, encoded by the coding sequence ATGCCTGTGAGTCGGCCGGTCGGACAGCGCGCCTCGGGCGACAGCCTCTCAGCCTGGATGGGACGCGGGCTGGACTATGCCGAAAGCCGCGTCTACCAACCCGGCGACGACCTGCGCGATCTGCACTGGCGGCTGCTGGCGCGCACCGGCAAGCCCTACATCAAAGTGCATCAGGAGGAGCACGCGCCGGCGACGCATGTGCTGCTCGACCTGCACCCCGGCATGGCGTTCGGCACGCGGCTGCGTACCAAGGCGGAGCAGGCGGCGCGCATGGCCCTGCTCGCTTGCGCGACCCTGGCGCTGGCCGCCGAAGGCGCATCCGGCGCCATGGGGCTGACGCTGTGGCGGCACGTGCCGCGCGCTCTGGATCTGGGCCGCGGTCTACCGGCGATGCAACGCTTGGCACGGGTGCTGGAGCAGGAACGGGTTGTGCCTGCGGCGAAGTCGGATCTGGATGCAGCCCCCCCGGACGTGGCAGCAGCTTTCGAGACCTGGGCGCAGCGTCTGGTACGAACCCTGCCCAACGGCTCGCGCCTGGTGCTGGTGAGCGACGCTGCGGGTTGGGATGTGCCTGGGGTCGACTCCGCGCTCTGGGCCTTGCGCAGCCGTGCCGAGGTGCTGGTGCTGCTGGTGCGTGACCCGGTGGAATACGCCCTGCCGTCAGGAGACGCACTGGCTGCAGCCACCTTCGTTGATCTGCTGCAGCGGCAAACCGGCACCTTGCCAGGAGATGACGCGTTACGCACCACATTCACCCGCCTTGCGCTGCAGCGCCGTGACGCTCTGCTGGCTCGTTGGCGCGCACATGGCCTCATCTGCCTTGAGGCAGGGGTGGAACAGGCCGATTCCGACGTGCTGCGCGTGCTACGGCAAGTCGTTTGA